Proteins from a single region of Cupriavidus sp. MP-37:
- a CDS encoding zf-HC2 domain-containing protein codes for MPETPPSRPPRRLLPDCEEVHHLTMKSLDLPLSWSERLRVRSHLAICDACTRFSAQMRTLREAMHRLGRDE; via the coding sequence ATGCCGGAAACCCCGCCCTCCCGCCCCCCGCGCCGGCTGCTGCCGGATTGCGAAGAGGTGCACCACCTGACCATGAAGAGCCTGGACCTGCCGCTGTCCTGGTCGGAGCGGCTGCGCGTGCGCTCGCACCTGGCGATCTGCGATGCCTGCACCCGCTTCAGCGCGCAGATGCGCACGCTGCGCGAAGCCATGCACCGGCTGGGGCGCGACGAATGA
- a CDS encoding efflux RND transporter periplasmic adaptor subunit, translated as MAMSKQQRAAVVAILVAGLLGGAVILFTGKGGGATGEAAHGHAGHGDEHGHEHGKEENKSAHADASAPAAQPEAEGKPHVIALTPAQIEQAGIGMATAAAAALRSGVDFPGEIRFNDDRTAHVVPRVAGVAQAVPANLGQAVRKGEVLALIASTTVAEQRSELLAAQKREALARATYAREKTLWQEKISAEQDYQQARTALEEAQIAVQNARQKLTAIGAAERGGAGGGALNQFALRAPFDGIVVEKHLSVGEAVKEDASVFTVSDLSSVWAEFVVSARDLDRVRVGEAVTVRSSASATQAEGKVSYVGALLGEQTRTAKARVTLANPGTAWRPGLFVTVSVLGAPVQAPVTVAADAVQQVDGQSVVFVAVPDGFAVQPVNTGRTDGKLVEVTQGLQAGARYAAANSFILKSELGKASAGHEH; from the coding sequence ATGGCAATGAGCAAGCAACAACGGGCCGCCGTGGTGGCCATCCTGGTCGCGGGGCTGCTGGGCGGCGCGGTGATCCTGTTCACCGGCAAGGGTGGTGGCGCCACCGGCGAGGCCGCGCACGGGCATGCCGGACATGGCGACGAGCACGGGCACGAGCACGGCAAGGAAGAGAACAAGTCGGCGCATGCCGACGCGAGCGCGCCGGCGGCGCAACCGGAAGCCGAGGGCAAGCCGCACGTGATCGCGCTGACGCCCGCGCAGATCGAGCAGGCCGGCATCGGCATGGCCACCGCCGCTGCCGCGGCGCTGCGCAGCGGCGTCGATTTCCCCGGCGAGATCCGCTTCAACGACGACCGCACCGCGCACGTGGTGCCGCGCGTCGCGGGCGTGGCGCAGGCGGTGCCGGCCAACCTGGGCCAGGCGGTGCGCAAGGGCGAGGTATTGGCGCTGATTGCCAGCACCACGGTGGCGGAGCAGCGCAGCGAACTGCTGGCCGCGCAGAAGCGCGAGGCACTGGCGCGGGCCACCTACGCGCGCGAGAAGACGCTGTGGCAGGAGAAGATCTCCGCCGAGCAGGACTACCAGCAGGCGCGCACCGCGCTGGAAGAGGCGCAGATCGCGGTGCAGAACGCGCGCCAGAAGCTCACCGCGATCGGCGCCGCCGAGCGCGGCGGGGCCGGTGGCGGCGCGCTGAACCAGTTCGCGCTGCGCGCGCCGTTCGACGGCATCGTGGTCGAGAAGCACCTGTCGGTGGGCGAAGCGGTCAAGGAAGACGCCAGCGTCTTCACGGTCTCGGACCTGAGTTCGGTATGGGCGGAGTTCGTGGTGTCCGCGCGCGACCTGGACCGGGTGCGCGTGGGCGAGGCGGTCACGGTGCGCTCCAGCGCCTCCGCCACGCAGGCCGAAGGCAAGGTGTCCTACGTCGGCGCCTTGCTGGGCGAGCAGACCCGCACCGCCAAGGCGCGCGTGACGCTGGCCAACCCGGGTACGGCATGGCGCCCGGGGCTGTTCGTCACAGTCAGCGTGCTGGGCGCGCCGGTGCAGGCGCCGGTGACGGTAGCGGCCGACGCGGTACAGCAGGTCGATGGCCAGAGCGTGGTGTTCGTCGCGGTGCCGGACGGGTTTGCGGTGCAGCCGGTCAATACCGGGCGTACCGACGGCAAGCTGGTTGAGGTGACCCAGGGCCTGCAGGCCGGCGCGCGCTACGCCGCGGCCAACAGCTTCATCCTCAAGTCCGAGCTGGGCAAAGCCAGCGCTGGGCATGAGCACTGA
- a CDS encoding sigma-70 family RNA polymerase sigma factor: MSLDPAELQALRPYLLRFARLQLRDEAVAEDAVSETLLAALEHPERFAGQSALRTYLVGILKHKIIDALRSGRREVRLALAADGDGQPQSDDDAFDALFTRNGHYQDPPSDWGDPERAFERREFFEILQLCVDRLPARTGRIFMMREWLELDTEEICQHLQISATNAWAMLYRARMRLRECLELHWFGQRGRPGKAG; this comes from the coding sequence ATGAGCCTCGACCCCGCCGAACTGCAGGCGCTACGCCCCTACCTGTTGCGCTTCGCCCGCCTGCAGCTGCGCGACGAGGCGGTGGCCGAGGATGCCGTCTCGGAAACCCTGCTGGCGGCGCTCGAGCACCCCGAGCGCTTTGCCGGCCAGTCCGCGCTGCGCACCTATCTGGTCGGCATCCTGAAGCACAAGATCATCGATGCGCTGCGCAGCGGCAGGCGCGAGGTGCGGCTGGCGCTGGCCGCCGACGGCGATGGCCAGCCGCAGTCCGACGACGACGCCTTCGACGCCCTGTTCACGCGCAACGGCCACTACCAGGATCCGCCCTCCGACTGGGGCGACCCGGAGCGCGCGTTCGAGCGCCGCGAGTTCTTCGAGATCCTGCAGCTATGCGTGGACCGCCTGCCGGCGCGGACCGGCCGCATCTTCATGATGCGCGAATGGCTGGAGCTGGACACCGAGGAAATCTGTCAGCATTTGCAGATCAGCGCGACCAATGCCTGGGCCATGCTTTACCGGGCCCGCATGCGCCTGCGCGAATGCCTGGAGCTGCACTGGTTCGGCCAGCGCGGCCGGCCCGGCAAGGCGGGCTGA
- the czcI gene encoding cation efflux protein, CzcI family, whose amino-acid sequence MQRLLLILLALVLPLQFAWAGAAAYCGHEVAPSDKAHFGHHEHRHQAGIGKPEQPADPAQDKAKLNLADPDCGVCHIASLPFAPADAQDVPALRRVELAPPVPQPSFSSHSARAPDRPQWPRLA is encoded by the coding sequence ATGCAACGGCTCCTCCTCATCCTCCTTGCGCTCGTGCTGCCGCTCCAGTTCGCCTGGGCGGGAGCCGCCGCGTATTGCGGTCATGAGGTCGCGCCGTCGGACAAGGCCCACTTCGGCCATCACGAGCACCGGCACCAGGCCGGCATCGGCAAGCCGGAGCAGCCAGCCGATCCTGCGCAGGACAAGGCCAAGCTCAACCTTGCCGATCCAGACTGCGGCGTCTGCCATATCGCCTCGCTGCCCTTCGCGCCGGCCGACGCGCAGGACGTGCCTGCGCTGCGCCGGGTGGAGCTGGCGCCGCCAGTGCCGCAGCCCAGCTTCTCTTCGCACAGCGCGCGGGCTCCCGACCGCCCCCAGTGGCCGCGTCTCGCTTAG
- a CDS encoding TolC family protein: protein MRRLLLPLGLAAVLSSPLSGVAQTPPAQTQTRILTLDAAQALAEAGSFTLSAAGKELDATEGDLIQSRVLPNPELAVSMEDTRKASRSTTGQFNLPIELGGKRAARIGLAERGHELAQAELDSTRAELRAAVIARFFGVLVAQERVRLAEGSVGIASQAADAAGRRVAAGKVAPLEATRARVEQANAELELAEATGALQSARQALAALWGDSVPRFAQAQGDLDALPSRPAPAALQAALEDSPLLAASRLAAERSRAEVAVQRSRQYPDVTVSLGAKRDNEANRNMAVLGVAIPLPLFDRNQGNLYAALRRADGAQDAHAATRVRLQGELQQASTQLSVSRAAAQTLQASVLPAAEQAYAAASRGFEAGKFDFLDVLDAQRTLFQARIRYLDVLARTYDAAANIDRILGH, encoded by the coding sequence ATGCGAAGACTCTTGCTGCCGCTCGGGCTGGCGGCCGTGTTATCCAGCCCTTTGTCCGGCGTCGCGCAGACGCCGCCGGCACAGACACAGACCCGGATCCTGACTCTTGATGCCGCGCAGGCGTTGGCTGAAGCCGGCAGCTTCACGCTGTCCGCCGCCGGCAAGGAGCTCGACGCCACCGAAGGCGACCTGATCCAGTCGCGCGTGCTGCCCAACCCGGAGCTGGCGGTGTCGATGGAAGACACGCGCAAGGCCTCGCGCTCGACCACCGGCCAGTTCAACCTGCCGATCGAGCTGGGCGGCAAGCGCGCCGCGCGCATCGGCCTGGCCGAGCGCGGGCACGAGCTGGCGCAGGCTGAACTGGACAGCACCCGCGCCGAGCTGCGCGCCGCGGTGATCGCGCGCTTCTTCGGCGTACTGGTGGCGCAGGAGCGCGTCCGGCTGGCCGAGGGCTCGGTCGGCATCGCCAGCCAGGCCGCCGACGCCGCCGGGCGGCGCGTGGCGGCCGGCAAGGTAGCACCGCTTGAAGCCACGCGCGCCAGGGTGGAGCAGGCCAACGCCGAGCTGGAGCTGGCCGAGGCCACCGGCGCGCTGCAGTCCGCGCGGCAGGCGCTGGCGGCGCTGTGGGGCGACAGCGTGCCGCGCTTTGCGCAGGCGCAGGGCGATCTCGATGCGTTGCCGTCGCGGCCGGCGCCGGCTGCGTTGCAGGCGGCGCTGGAAGACTCCCCGCTGCTGGCGGCAAGCCGCCTGGCGGCGGAGCGCAGCCGTGCCGAAGTGGCGGTGCAGCGCAGCCGCCAGTATCCCGACGTGACCGTGAGCCTGGGCGCCAAGCGCGACAACGAGGCCAATCGCAACATGGCGGTGCTGGGCGTGGCGATTCCGCTGCCGCTGTTCGATCGCAACCAGGGCAACCTGTATGCGGCGCTGCGCCGTGCCGACGGCGCGCAGGACGCACACGCCGCCACGCGCGTGCGCCTGCAGGGCGAACTGCAGCAGGCTTCGACGCAGCTCTCGGTGTCGCGCGCCGCGGCGCAGACGCTGCAGGCCTCGGTGCTGCCCGCGGCAGAGCAGGCCTACGCTGCCGCCTCGCGCGGATTCGAGGCCGGCAAGTTCGACTTCCTCGACGTGCTGGACGCCCAGCGCACGCTGTTCCAGGCGCGCATCCGCTACCTGGATGTGCTGGCCCGCACCTACGACGCGGCGGCGAACATCGACCGCATCCTCGGACACTGA